In Flavobacterium sp. WV_118_3, one DNA window encodes the following:
- the infA gene encoding translation initiation factor IF-1 — MAKQSAIEQDGSIIEALSNAMFRVELENGHIVIAHISGKMRMHYIKLLPGDKVKLEMSPYDLSKARITYRY; from the coding sequence ATGGCAAAACAATCAGCAATAGAACAAGACGGATCAATCATTGAAGCATTATCAAATGCTATGTTCCGTGTAGAATTAGAAAACGGACACATTGTAATTGCTCATATCTCTGGTAAAATGCGTATGCATTATATCAAATTATTACCTGGTGATAAAGTGAAGTTAGAGATGAGCCCTTACGATTTGTCTAAAGCAAGAATTACTTATAGATACTAA
- the ykgO gene encoding type B 50S ribosomal protein L36, giving the protein MKVRASVKKRSAECIIVRRKGRLYVINKKNPRFKQRQG; this is encoded by the coding sequence ATGAAAGTAAGAGCATCAGTTAAAAAAAGAAGTGCCGAGTGCATTATTGTGCGTAGAAAAGGAAGATTATACGTTATTAATAAAAAGAATCCTAGATTTAAACAAAGACAAGGATAG
- the rpsM gene encoding 30S ribosomal protein S13, with product MARIAGVDIPKNKRGIIALTYIFGIGDSRAKEILAKANVSEDKKVQDWNDDEIGAIREAVSYFKIEGELRSEISLNIKRLMDIGCYRGIRHRAGLPLRGQRTKNNSRTRKGKRKTVANKKKATK from the coding sequence ATGGCAAGAATTGCAGGGGTAGATATACCTAAAAATAAAAGAGGAATCATCGCGCTAACCTATATCTTCGGAATTGGGGACAGCAGAGCGAAAGAGATTTTAGCTAAAGCTAACGTAAGCGAAGATAAAAAAGTTCAAGATTGGAATGACGACGAAATCGGAGCAATCCGTGAAGCTGTTTCTTATTTCAAAATTGAAGGAGAATTACGTTCTGAAATTTCATTAAACATCAAACGTTTAATGGATATCGGATGTTACAGAGGAATTCGTCATAGAGCTGGACTTCCATTAAGAGGTCAAAGAACTAAAAACAACTCTAGAACAAGAAAAGGTAAAAGAAAAACTGTTGCTAACAAGAAAAAAGCAACTAAATAA
- the rpsK gene encoding 30S ribosomal protein S11, with translation MAKANTKKRKVIVESTGEAHISATFNNIIISLTNKKGEVISWSSAGKMGFRGSKKNTPYAAQMAAEDCSKVALEAGLKKVKVYVKGPGNGRESAIRSLHNGGIEVTEIIDVTPMPHNGCRPPKRRRV, from the coding sequence ATGGCTAAGGCAAATACAAAAAAGCGTAAAGTTATCGTTGAATCAACAGGCGAGGCTCATATTAGTGCAACTTTTAACAACATCATCATTTCTTTAACTAACAAGAAAGGTGAAGTTATTTCTTGGTCTTCAGCTGGAAAAATGGGCTTTAGAGGTTCTAAAAAGAATACTCCTTATGCAGCTCAAATGGCAGCAGAAGATTGTAGCAAAGTTGCTTTAGAAGCAGGACTTAAAAAAGTAAAAGTTTACGTTAAAGGTCCTGGAAATGGTAGAGAATCTGCTATCAGATCTCTTCACAATGGAGGAATTGAAGTTACCGAAATCATCGACGTAACTCCAATGCCACACAACGGATGTCGCCCTCCAAAAAGAAGAAGAGTTTAA
- the rpsD gene encoding 30S ribosomal protein S4: MARYTGPQTKIARKFGEAIFGDDKSFEKRNYPPGQHGLAKKRGKKSEYAIQLMEKQKAKYTYGILERQFRNLFEKAAASRGVTGEVLIQLCEARLDNVVYRMGIAPSRRAARQIVSHRHITVNGEVVNIPSYHLKPGDKVAVREKSKSLEAIERSLSNSSTVYEWITWNNDTKEGTFVSVPARIQVPENIKEQLIVELYNK, encoded by the coding sequence ATGGCAAGATATACTGGTCCACAAACTAAAATCGCTCGTAAATTTGGTGAAGCGATCTTCGGAGATGACAAATCTTTCGAAAAAAGAAATTACCCTCCAGGGCAACACGGTTTAGCGAAAAAAAGAGGTAAAAAATCCGAGTACGCTATCCAGTTAATGGAGAAACAAAAAGCAAAGTACACATATGGAATTTTAGAGCGTCAGTTCCGTAACTTATTCGAAAAAGCAGCTGCTTCTAGAGGAGTAACGGGTGAGGTGTTAATCCAATTATGTGAAGCAAGATTAGATAACGTAGTATACAGAATGGGTATCGCTCCTTCTCGTCGTGCTGCTCGTCAAATCGTTTCACACCGTCACATCACTGTAAATGGTGAAGTGGTAAATATCCCTTCTTATCACCTTAAACCAGGTGACAAAGTTGCTGTTCGTGAAAAATCAAAATCTCTTGAGGCTATCGAACGCTCGTTATCTAATTCTAGCACTGTTTACGAATGGATTACTTGGAATAATGATACTAAAGAAGGTACTTTCGTTTCTGTACCGGCAAGAATCCAAGTTCCAGAAAACATTAAGGAACAGTTAATCGTAGAGTTGTACAACAAATAA
- a CDS encoding DNA-directed RNA polymerase subunit alpha — protein sequence MAIFNFQKPDKVIMIDSTDFEGKFEFRPLEPGYGLTVGNALRRVLLSSLEGYAITSVRIEGVDHEFSTISGVVEDVTEIILNLKQVRFKRQIEDIDNESVSISFSGKEQLTAGDFQKFISGFQVLNPDLIICNLDSKITINMELSIEKGRGYVPAEENKKPNAPIGTIFTDSIYTPVKNVKYSIENFRVEQKTDYEKLVFEIITDGSIHPKDALTEAAKTLIHHFMLFSDERITLEADEIAQTESYDEESLHMRQLLKTKLVDMDLSVRALNCLKAAEVDTLGDLVSFNKNDLMKFRNFGKKSLTELDELVAVKGLTFGMDLTKYKLDKE from the coding sequence ATGGCAATATTTAATTTTCAAAAGCCCGATAAAGTTATCATGATCGATTCAACCGATTTTGAAGGTAAATTTGAATTCAGACCTTTAGAACCGGGATATGGATTGACTGTTGGTAACGCATTAAGACGTGTTTTGCTTTCTTCTTTGGAAGGATATGCAATCACTTCGGTTCGTATTGAAGGCGTGGATCACGAATTCTCTACTATCTCCGGTGTGGTTGAAGATGTTACAGAAATCATCCTGAACTTGAAACAAGTACGTTTCAAGCGTCAAATCGAAGATATCGATAATGAATCTGTTTCTATCTCATTTTCTGGTAAAGAGCAACTTACGGCCGGTGATTTTCAAAAATTTATCTCTGGCTTCCAAGTGCTTAACCCGGATTTGATTATCTGCAACCTTGATAGCAAAATTACCATTAACATGGAATTATCTATCGAAAAAGGGCGTGGTTATGTTCCTGCTGAAGAAAACAAAAAACCTAATGCACCTATAGGAACTATTTTTACAGATTCTATTTACACTCCAGTAAAGAATGTAAAATATTCAATAGAAAACTTCCGTGTGGAGCAAAAAACTGACTATGAAAAATTAGTTTTTGAGATCATTACTGATGGTTCTATTCACCCTAAAGATGCCTTAACAGAAGCAGCTAAAACGTTGATTCATCACTTTATGTTGTTCTCTGATGAAAGAATTACACTTGAGGCTGATGAAATTGCTCAGACAGAGTCGTACGACGAAGAATCATTACATATGAGACAATTGCTTAAAACCAAACTTGTCGATATGGATCTTTCTGTTAGAGCACTAAATTGTTTAAAAGCGGCTGAAGTTGATACACTAGGCGATTTAGTATCATTTAATAAAAATGATCTGATGAAGTTCCGTAACTTCGGTAAGAAATCATTAACAGAACTTGACGAATTAGTCGCTGTTAAAGGGCTTACTTTCGGAATGGATCTGACTAAATATAAATTAGATAAAGAATAA
- the rplQ gene encoding 50S ribosomal protein L17: MRHGKKINHLSRQAGHRKSMLANMACSLIEHKRINTTVAKAKALKQFVEPLVTKSKEDTTHNRRVVFAYLRNKYAVTELFREVAAKVGDRPGGYTRIIKLGNRLGDNADMAMIELVDFNELYNGGKKEVKKATTRRGRAKKTEAAPATEAPAAETTENTEATE; this comes from the coding sequence ATGAGACACGGAAAAAAAATAAATCATTTAAGCAGACAGGCTGGACATAGAAAATCTATGTTGGCTAATATGGCTTGCTCACTTATCGAGCACAAGCGTATCAATACTACTGTTGCTAAAGCGAAAGCTTTAAAGCAATTTGTAGAGCCATTGGTAACAAAATCAAAAGAAGATACTACTCACAACCGTCGTGTTGTTTTCGCTTACTTACGTAACAAATACGCGGTAACGGAATTATTTAGAGAAGTAGCTGCTAAAGTTGGTGATCGTCCAGGTGGATATACTCGTATTATTAAATTGGGTAACCGTCTTGGAGATAACGCTGATATGGCAATGATCGAACTTGTAGATTTCAACGAATTGTACAACGGAGGTAAGAAAGAAGTTAAAAAAGCAACTACTCGTCGTGGTAGAGCTAAAAAGACTGAAGCTGCTCCTGCTACCGAAGCTCCGGCTGCTGAAACTACTGAAAATACAGAAGCTACTGAATAA
- the carA gene encoding glutamine-hydrolyzing carbamoyl-phosphate synthase small subunit — protein sequence MKYSNRNQAILLLSDGTVFHGKSIGIEGTTFGEVCFNTGMTGYQEIFTDPSYFGQIMVATNAHIGNYGVHEDEVDSDGIKIAGLVCKNFSFNYSRPDASEGLFEYFEKVNLVAISDVDTRALVSYIRDNGAMNAVICTDGTPLEELKKQLAAVPDMKGLELASTVSTKEPYFFGDEKATYRIAALDLGIKTNILRCLAERDCYIKVFPYNTSFEDLKAFNPDGYFLSNGPGDPDPLKEVQEVARQILATDVPVFGICLGHQIIALANGISTYKMFNGHRGINHPVMNVITNRGEITSQNHGFAVVREELEKHPDFEITHVHLNDGTVAGMRMKNKSCFSVQYHPEASPGPHDARYLFDQFVENIKLAKN from the coding sequence ATGAAATATTCAAATCGAAATCAAGCCATCCTTTTACTAAGTGACGGAACTGTTTTCCATGGAAAATCCATAGGAATTGAAGGAACCACTTTTGGAGAGGTTTGTTTTAACACCGGAATGACCGGATATCAGGAAATTTTTACCGATCCGTCGTATTTTGGACAAATCATGGTGGCAACCAATGCGCACATCGGAAATTACGGTGTTCATGAAGATGAAGTAGATTCCGATGGAATCAAAATTGCCGGACTGGTTTGTAAAAACTTTAGCTTTAATTATTCCAGACCCGATGCTTCCGAAGGCTTATTCGAATACTTCGAAAAAGTAAACCTGGTGGCAATCTCCGATGTGGATACCCGTGCTTTGGTGAGTTATATCCGCGATAATGGCGCTATGAATGCCGTAATTTGTACCGATGGAACACCGTTGGAAGAATTGAAAAAACAATTGGCCGCCGTTCCGGATATGAAAGGTTTGGAATTGGCTTCAACGGTGTCGACAAAAGAGCCGTACTTTTTTGGTGATGAAAAGGCAACTTATCGTATCGCAGCGCTCGATTTAGGAATCAAAACGAATATCCTGAGATGCCTGGCCGAAAGAGATTGCTATATCAAAGTATTCCCATACAATACTTCCTTTGAAGATTTAAAAGCGTTTAACCCGGATGGGTATTTCCTATCCAACGGACCTGGTGATCCGGATCCGTTAAAAGAGGTACAGGAAGTGGCACGTCAGATCCTGGCTACCGATGTTCCGGTTTTCGGAATCTGCCTCGGACATCAGATTATTGCTTTAGCGAATGGAATTTCGACCTATAAAATGTTTAACGGTCACCGTGGAATCAATCACCCGGTGATGAATGTAATCACAAACAGAGGGGAGATCACGTCTCAGAACCACGGTTTTGCCGTAGTTCGTGAAGAATTGGAAAAACACCCTGATTTTGAAATTACCCATGTCCACCTAAATGACGGTACCGTTGCCGGTATGCGAATGAAAAACAAAAGCTGTTTTTCGGTACAATACCATCCGGAAGCAAGTCCCGGACCGCACGATGCCCGTTATTTATTTGACCAATTCGTCGAAAACATTAAATTAGCTAAAAATTAA
- the eno gene encoding phosphopyruvate hydratase, with product MSMIIKVHARQILDSRGNPTVEVDVFTENGIMGRAAVPSGASTGEHEAVELRDGGKAYMGKGVLKAVENVNITIASEIVGMSVFEQNAIDKVMIELDGTPNKSNLGANAILGVSLAVAKAAANELGMPLYRYVGGVSANTLPVPMMNIINGGSHSDAPIAFQEFMIMPVKAQNFTHAMQMGTEIFHNLKKVLHDRNLSTAVGDEGGFAPNLAGGTEDALDSIKLAVENAGYTFGDDVMIALDCAASEFYIDGQYDYTKFEGATGKVRTSEEQAQYLADLTAKYPIISIEDGMYEDDWNGWKLLTEKIGDKVQLVGDDLFVTNVQRLSRGINENIANSILIKVNQIGTLTETIAAVNMAHNAGYTSVMSHRSGETEDNTIADLAVALNCGQIKTGSASRSDRMAKYNQLLRIEEELGEVAYFPKERAFKVK from the coding sequence ATGAGCATGATTATTAAAGTTCACGCAAGACAAATATTAGACTCCAGAGGTAATCCAACAGTAGAAGTAGATGTATTTACCGAAAACGGTATCATGGGAAGAGCTGCTGTTCCGTCGGGAGCTTCAACCGGAGAGCACGAAGCGGTCGAATTACGCGACGGCGGAAAAGCCTACATGGGGAAAGGTGTTTTAAAAGCGGTGGAAAATGTAAATATAACGATCGCATCCGAAATCGTGGGTATGTCGGTTTTCGAACAAAATGCGATCGATAAAGTAATGATCGAATTGGATGGAACACCAAATAAATCCAATTTAGGGGCAAACGCAATTCTTGGAGTTTCTCTGGCTGTGGCAAAAGCGGCAGCAAACGAACTGGGAATGCCATTATACCGTTATGTAGGTGGTGTTTCAGCAAACACACTTCCGGTCCCAATGATGAATATTATCAACGGTGGATCGCATTCCGATGCGCCTATCGCGTTTCAGGAGTTTATGATCATGCCGGTAAAAGCGCAAAACTTTACCCATGCGATGCAAATGGGAACGGAAATTTTCCATAACCTGAAAAAAGTATTACACGATAGAAATTTAAGTACTGCTGTTGGAGATGAAGGAGGTTTTGCTCCAAATCTGGCCGGTGGTACCGAAGATGCCTTGGATTCAATCAAATTGGCAGTAGAAAATGCCGGATATACATTTGGTGATGATGTTATGATCGCTTTGGATTGTGCAGCATCCGAATTTTATATCGACGGTCAATACGATTATACCAAATTTGAAGGCGCTACCGGTAAAGTAAGAACGTCTGAAGAGCAAGCACAATATTTAGCCGACTTGACTGCAAAATATCCGATCATTTCCATTGAAGACGGAATGTATGAAGACGATTGGAACGGATGGAAATTATTAACCGAAAAAATCGGTGATAAAGTACAGTTGGTAGGTGATGATTTATTTGTAACCAATGTACAGCGTTTGTCAAGAGGAATTAACGAAAATATCGCCAATTCCATCCTGATCAAGGTAAACCAGATCGGAACATTAACCGAAACGATTGCAGCAGTAAACATGGCGCATAATGCAGGTTATACATCTGTGATGTCACACCGCTCCGGTGAAACGGAAGATAATACTATTGCCGACCTGGCTGTAGCATTAAACTGCGGACAAATTAAAACCGGATCGGCTTCCCGTTCCGACCGTATGGCAAAATACAACCAATTGCTCCGAATTGAAGAGGAATTGGGCGAAGTGGCCTACTTTCCGAAGGAAAGAGCATTTAAAGTGAAATAA
- a CDS encoding citrate synthase, with protein MSKTAILEIDGNKYEFPVIVGSENEVAIDIEKLRAATGAITLDPGYKNSGSCKSDITFLDGEQGILRYRGYAIEDLAEKANFLEVSYLVIFGELPTVAQLEKFENDIRKYTLVNEEMKNIIDGFPKTAHPMGVLSSLTSALTAFNPKVVNVENEEEMYTAVCKTMGKFLVLATWTFRKTSGFPLNYYDNTKGYVENFLRLMFELPTGPYTINPVIVDALDKLFILHADHEQNCSTSTVRMVGSSHAGLFASISAGVSALWGPLHGGANQAVLEMLEEIQKDGGDAEKYLAKAKDKNDPFRLMGFGHRVYKNFDPRAKIIKKAADEVLATLGVNDPILNIAKQLEESALQDEYFKSRNLYPNVDFYSGIIYRALGIPTDMFTVLFAIGRLPGWIAQWKEMRVNKEPIGRPRQVYTGYALRSFKPMNER; from the coding sequence ATGTCAAAAACTGCAATATTAGAAATTGATGGCAACAAATATGAATTCCCGGTAATAGTAGGAAGCGAGAACGAAGTTGCTATCGATATAGAAAAATTACGTGCTGCAACTGGCGCGATTACGCTTGACCCGGGGTATAAAAATTCAGGATCTTGTAAAAGTGATATCACTTTCCTTGACGGGGAACAAGGTATTCTTCGTTACAGAGGATATGCCATTGAAGACCTGGCCGAAAAAGCAAACTTTTTAGAAGTATCGTATCTGGTTATTTTTGGCGAGTTGCCAACAGTAGCTCAATTAGAAAAATTCGAAAACGATATCCGTAAATACACGTTGGTTAATGAAGAAATGAAAAACATCATCGATGGTTTTCCTAAAACCGCACACCCAATGGGCGTTCTGTCTTCACTAACAAGTGCGCTTACAGCGTTTAATCCGAAAGTTGTCAATGTTGAAAACGAAGAGGAAATGTACACCGCTGTTTGTAAAACAATGGGTAAATTCCTGGTATTGGCTACCTGGACTTTCCGTAAAACTTCTGGTTTCCCGTTAAACTACTACGACAATACGAAAGGATATGTGGAAAACTTCCTTCGTTTGATGTTCGAATTACCAACTGGACCGTATACAATCAATCCGGTTATCGTAGATGCATTGGATAAATTATTCATCCTTCATGCTGATCACGAACAAAACTGTTCTACGTCAACAGTACGTATGGTAGGTTCGTCTCATGCTGGTTTATTTGCTTCAATCTCTGCCGGTGTTTCTGCTCTATGGGGACCATTACACGGAGGTGCAAATCAGGCGGTATTGGAAATGTTGGAAGAAATCCAGAAAGATGGAGGTGATGCAGAGAAATATTTGGCGAAAGCAAAAGATAAAAACGATCCTTTCCGTTTAATGGGATTCGGACACCGTGTTTATAAAAACTTCGACCCACGTGCGAAAATCATCAAAAAAGCAGCTGATGAAGTATTGGCTACTTTAGGAGTTAACGATCCAATCTTGAACATCGCGAAACAATTAGAAGAATCGGCTTTACAGGATGAGTATTTCAAATCGAGAAACTTATATCCAAACGTAGATTTCTATTCCGGAATTATTTACCGCGCTTTAGGAATTCCAACGGATATGTTTACCGTATTGTTCGCAATCGGACGTCTTCCGGGATGGATTGCACAATGGAAAGAAATGCGGGTGAACAAAGAACCAATCGGACGTCCACGTCAGGTGTATACGGGTTATGCATTGCGTTCTTTTAAACCAATGAACGAAAGATAA
- a CDS encoding arginine deiminase family protein — protein MLSLNVKNETSRLRAVVLGTAVNNGPTPTIEEAYDPKSLEHIKAGTYPVESDMIKEMDAFNAVFKKYDVKVFRPEIIESYNQIFSRDIGFVIDDTFVKANILPDRERELDAIQYIIDQMDPQKVVRPPEEVHIEGGDVMVWNDHIFIGTYKGSDYKDYITARTNMEGVAYIKKLFPHKIVKEFDLVKSKIEPRDNALHLDCCFQPVGTDKGIIYKSGFREEADYMYLVNLFGMENLFHIEREEMYQMNSNVFSIAPDVVVSERNFTRLNNWLRSKGITVEEIPYAEIAKQEGLLRCSTLPLIRD, from the coding sequence ATGTTAAGTCTAAATGTGAAAAATGAAACGTCGCGGCTTAGAGCCGTCGTTTTAGGTACTGCAGTAAATAATGGACCTACGCCCACAATTGAAGAGGCCTATGATCCGAAATCATTAGAACATATTAAAGCGGGAACTTATCCTGTAGAATCAGATATGATCAAAGAAATGGACGCCTTTAATGCCGTTTTCAAAAAATACGATGTTAAAGTGTTTCGTCCGGAAATTATAGAAAGCTATAACCAAATCTTTTCCCGTGATATCGGTTTTGTGATTGATGATACATTTGTGAAAGCCAATATATTACCGGATCGCGAAAGAGAATTGGATGCGATCCAATATATAATCGATCAGATGGACCCGCAAAAGGTGGTTCGTCCGCCTGAAGAAGTACATATTGAAGGTGGTGATGTAATGGTGTGGAATGATCATATTTTTATCGGAACGTATAAAGGAAGTGATTACAAAGATTATATCACAGCGCGTACTAATATGGAAGGTGTGGCCTATATCAAAAAACTTTTCCCACATAAAATCGTAAAAGAATTTGATCTGGTAAAATCGAAAATTGAACCGAGAGATAATGCCTTACACCTGGATTGCTGTTTTCAACCGGTGGGAACTGATAAAGGAATTATCTATAAAAGTGGTTTCCGCGAAGAAGCCGATTATATGTACCTGGTGAATCTTTTTGGAATGGAAAACCTGTTCCATATCGAAAGAGAGGAGATGTATCAGATGAATTCGAATGTGTTTTCAATTGCGCCGGATGTGGTGGTATCGGAACGCAATTTTACAAGACTAAATAACTGGTTGCGTAGTAAAGGAATTACTGTAGAGGAAATTCCGTATGCCGAAATCGCAAAACAGGAAGGATTGTTGCGATGTTCCACTTTACCGTTGATCCGGGATTAA
- the ctlX gene encoding citrulline utilization hydrolase CtlX: MKQTTNTILMIRPVAFRMNEQTAVNNYYQKVLDNLLPATVNAKAQEEFDAFVEKLKNVGVNVIVVEDTVTPDTPDSIFPNNWISFHENGDVALYPMFAENRRLERREDILDILEEKGFQIENIVDYTSAEEDNIFLEGTGSLLLDRENGKAYCALSPRADEELMIEFCEDFELNPVIFEAYQTVNGERKHIYHTNVMMCLAETFAVICADCIDDTKERKMVLDCLKSDGKEIILITEDQVNNFAGNMLQVRGANDKRYLVMSASAHQSLTKDQIAKIEKHCEILSSSLDTIEACGGGSARCMMAEVFLPEGE; the protein is encoded by the coding sequence ATGAAACAAACAACAAATACCATTTTGATGATCCGCCCGGTGGCGTTCCGGATGAACGAACAAACGGCTGTAAATAATTATTACCAAAAAGTATTGGACAACCTGTTGCCGGCTACGGTAAATGCCAAAGCACAGGAAGAGTTTGATGCTTTTGTTGAAAAACTAAAAAACGTGGGTGTAAACGTTATCGTTGTGGAAGATACCGTTACGCCGGACACGCCGGACAGTATTTTTCCGAACAACTGGATTTCGTTCCACGAAAACGGCGATGTGGCTTTGTATCCAATGTTTGCCGAAAACCGTCGTTTAGAACGTCGTGAGGATATATTGGATATTTTGGAAGAAAAAGGTTTTCAAATCGAGAATATTGTGGATTATACCTCCGCAGAAGAAGATAATATCTTTTTGGAAGGAACCGGAAGTTTATTGTTGGATCGTGAAAACGGAAAAGCCTATTGCGCTTTGTCGCCACGAGCAGATGAAGAACTGATGATTGAGTTTTGCGAAGATTTTGAGTTAAACCCGGTAATCTTTGAAGCGTATCAAACGGTAAACGGAGAGCGCAAGCATATCTATCATACCAATGTGATGATGTGTTTGGCGGAAACATTTGCAGTAATCTGTGCCGATTGTATCGATGATACCAAAGAACGTAAAATGGTGTTGGATTGTCTGAAATCAGATGGAAAAGAAATTATATTGATCACGGAAGATCAGGTAAATAATTTCGCTGGAAATATGCTGCAGGTACGCGGTGCTAATGACAAGCGTTATTTGGTGATGAGTGCTTCGGCGCATCAGAGTCTGACAAAAGATCAGATCGCAAAAATCGAAAAACACTGCGAGATTTTAAGCTCCAGTCTGGATACGATTGAAGCCTGTGGTGGTGGAAGTGCCCGTTGTATGATGGCGGAAGTATTTTTGCCGGAAGGAGAGTAG
- a CDS encoding DUF6607 family protein, which produces MKNLKQKLTVALLFAAFLGHAQGNKKKQDIDAIKSMCGCYEVEFNFAETFKTTKDENYKPSPTKYDKGLEWVELVEDKPNKIVMQHLLIVGDTMIVKHWRQDWEFENTRLYDFFKDTSWKYKTLSKADVKGQWTQRVFQVDDSPRYEGTATWVHVDGTSYWRNYTDAPLPRREHTIRNDYNVLNRRNEHEITKFGWIHNQDNKKIKRDDAGKDVVLAQEKGIDIYTKVADSKCVAAQKYWKENKAMWKNVRDKWQTIFDRNKDLNLEEKVNRKSLFGYLFDLKGDTPKAETDKIIDSFVKN; this is translated from the coding sequence ATGAAAAATCTAAAACAAAAACTAACTGTTGCTTTATTGTTCGCAGCCTTTTTAGGTCATGCGCAAGGCAATAAGAAAAAACAAGACATCGACGCGATCAAATCTATGTGTGGATGTTATGAGGTAGAGTTTAATTTCGCAGAGACTTTTAAAACTACAAAAGACGAGAATTACAAACCATCCCCTACAAAATATGACAAAGGATTAGAGTGGGTAGAATTGGTTGAAGACAAACCCAACAAAATCGTAATGCAGCATTTGCTAATTGTAGGAGACACTATGATTGTAAAACACTGGAGACAGGATTGGGAATTTGAAAACACCCGTTTATACGATTTCTTTAAAGACACGTCATGGAAATACAAAACGCTTTCTAAAGCCGATGTAAAAGGGCAATGGACACAACGGGTATTCCAGGTAGACGATAGTCCGCGTTATGAAGGAACCGCGACATGGGTTCACGTTGACGGAACTTCATACTGGAGAAACTATACTGATGCGCCACTTCCACGAAGAGAACACACCATCCGTAACGATTACAACGTTTTAAACAGAAGAAACGAGCATGAAATCACGAAATTCGGATGGATCCACAACCAGGATAACAAAAAAATCAAACGTGACGACGCTGGTAAAGATGTGGTATTAGCACAGGAAAAAGGAATCGACATCTATACAAAAGTAGCCGATTCTAAATGTGTTGCCGCTCAAAAATACTGGAAAGAAAACAAAGCGATGTGGAAAAACGTTCGCGACAAATGGCAAACTATTTTCGACCGAAATAAAGATTTAAACTTAGAAGAAAAAGTAAATCGTAAATCGTTATTCGGCTATTTATTCGACTTAAAAGGAGATACTCCAAAAGCAGAAACGGATAAAATTATCGATAGCTTTGTAAAGAACTAA